From Falco cherrug isolate bFalChe1 chromosome 4, bFalChe1.pri, whole genome shotgun sequence, one genomic window encodes:
- the SHC2 gene encoding LOW QUALITY PROTEIN: SHC-transforming protein 2 (The sequence of the model RefSeq protein was modified relative to this genomic sequence to represent the inferred CDS: inserted 2 bases in 1 codon): MLPEPKYDRFRDEPLTAPMPSPAPAPTGGAPGPCPAAGEEPEPGTTFCALLPRMPQWKFPGPGGFLGRGPGRELAGARGAGGGXGGGAGAPSALAAVLGACEPLCAAPCSGPAGGRARGAAGRAARGGAARPGAEEWSRKGSFIRKPAQGWLHPDERVLGPGVSYIVRYMGCIEVLRSMRSLDFNTRTQVTREAINRLYEAVPGVKGIWKKKAPNKALFSILGKSNLRFAGMSIAVNISVDGLNLMIPTTRQIIANHHMQSISFASGGDTDTTDYVAYVAKDPINQRACHILECCEGLAQSVISTVGQAFELRFKQYLHSPPKAVVPPDRALGAEESAWGEDEEASEHDYYNSIPGKEPPPGGLIDSRLRHGAVLGHIRTQPSGSIPPSQGGFAARRDQSSQPGPPWELESQGQPCDGYLQADGHPLGPRDYEEHMYVNTQSLDAWEPEAAARGVPEESPKKDLFDMRPFEDALRLHECIAGGGSSPPIEDQWPSPPTRKAPIAPTEEQLRREPWYHGKMSRRDAERLLQMDGDFLVRDSLTNPGQYVLTGMHSGQPKHLLLVDPEGVVRTKDVLFESISHLISHHRQNEQPIVAAESELHLRQVVRRKQ, translated from the exons ATGCTCCCGGAGCCCAAGTATGACCGCTTCCGCGACGAGCCGCTGACCGCCCCCATGCCGTCGCCGGCCCCCGCGCCCACCGGCGGAGCCCCCGGGCCGTGCCCCGCGGCGGGCGAGGAGCCGGAGCCCGGGACCACCTTCTGCGCGCTGCTGCCGCGGATGCCGCAGTGGAAGttccccggccccggcggcttCCtcggccgcggccccggccgggAGCTggcgggggcccggggggcggggggggg aggggggggcgcgggggcccCCTCGGCGCTGGCCGCCGTGCTGGGCGCCTGCGAGCCGCTCTGCGCCGCGCCCTGctcggggccggcgggcgggcgcgcgcggggggcggcggggcgcgcggcgcgggggggggcggcgcggcccggcgcggAGGAGTGGAGCCGCAAGGGCAGCTTCATCCGCAAACCGGCGCAGGGCTGGCTGCACCCCGACGAGCGGGTGCTGGGGCCCGGCGTCTCCTACATCGTCCGG tACATGGGATGCATCGAGGTGCTGCGCTCCATGAGGTCCCTCGACTTCAACACGCGGACACAGGTCACCAG GGAAGCCATCAACAGACTGTACGAGGCGGTGCCGGGCGTGAAGGGCATCTGGAAGAAGAAG GCTCCCAACAAAGCCCTCTTCTCCATCCTGGGCAAGAGCAACCTCCGCTTCGCTGGCATGAGCATCGCTGTCAACATCTCCGTTGATGGGCTGAACCTCATGATCCCCACCACACGCCAG ATCATCGCCAACCACCACATGCAATCCATCTCCTTTGCCTCTGGTGGGGACACG gaCACCACGGACTACGTCGCCTACGTCGCCAAGGACCCCATCAACCAGAGAG CCTGCCACATCCTGGAGTGCTGCGAGGGGCTGGCGCAGAGCGTCATCAGCACGGTGGGACAGGCCTTCGAGCTGCGCTTCAAGCAGTAcctgcacagcccccccaaAGCGGTGGTACCCCCAGACAG GGCGCTGGGTGCGGAGGAGTCAGCCTGGGGGGAGGATGAAGAAGCATCTGAGCACGATTACTACAACAGCATCCCGGGGAAGGAGCCACCCCCAGGGGGACTAATCGATTCCCGGCTCCGGCACGGCGCAGTCCTGGGCCACATCCGCACTCAGCCATCCGGCTCCATCCCCCCCAGCCAG GGTGGGTTTGCAGCCAGGCGGGACCAGAGCAGCCAGCCGGGGCCACCCTGGGAGCTGGAGAGCCAGG GCCAGCCCTGCGATGGGTACCTGCAGGCGGACGGCCACCCCCTGGGGCCACGGGACTACGAGGAGCACATGTATGTGAACACGCAGAGCCTAGATGCCTGGGAGCCGGAGGCGGCAGCTCGCGGGGTGCCGGAGGAGAGCCCCAAAAAGGACCTCTTTGATATGA GGCCCTTCGAGGATGCCCTGAGGCTCCACGAGTGCATTGCAGGGggcggcagcagcccccccatCGAGGACCAGTGGCCGAGCCCCCCCACGCGGAAGGCCCCCATCGCCCCCACGGAGGAGCAGCTCAGGCGGGAGCCGTGGTACCACGGGAAGATGAGCCGGCGGGATGCCGAGAGGCTCCTGCAGATGGATGGAGACTTCCTGGTGCGGGACAGCCTCACCAACCCGGGGCAGTACGTGCTGACCGGCATGCACAGCGGGCAGCCGAAGCACCTGCTGCTGGTGGATCCCGAGGGAGTG gTGAGGACCAAGGATGTGCTGTTTGAGAGCATCAGCCACCTCATCAGCCACCACCGGCAGAATGAGCAGCCGATCGTGGCCGCGGAGAGCGAGCTGCACCTCCGCCAGGTTGTCCGGAGGAAGCAGTGA
- the C2CD4C gene encoding C2 calcium-dependent domain-containing protein 4C — translation MWLLERLRGVAENGGSRGSEDSPRGSRYSNVLTPDKIPDFFIPPKLSAAPAEAEGSETPPAPTLGPSASEQDLARRKSPRSPRPSSRSRSRAAGRHIIQIESAEDWTAEGAFGTNVDPQAQTAMSLPYVPKAQTSYGFATLVESPHTRRKESLFHSEHSSLCPSPATSPSTQRRAKLNGESGPRAPTDLGAALMHPSRYFSGGESDTCSSAESSPFGSPLLSRSVSLLKIFSQESQSKVIKLKHSVARNSSLSTDDSSADTSPSAQRRARSAPAGGQPPTALLPLDLPPGRDREHSLRLSRGGSLRLAAEYDPSNARLRVRLVSAEDLYDALFDVRSINCCVSLCLNPGKLQKQRSTIVKNSRNPIFNEDFFFDGLGPGHARKMSLKLKVVNKGSSLKRDVLLGEKELPLTTLLSCL, via the coding sequence ATGTGGCTCCTGGAGCGGCTGCGCGGCGTGGCGGAGAACGGCGGGTCCCGGGGCTCTGAGGACTCCCCGCGGGGGTCCCGCTACAGTAACGTCCTCACCCCCGACAAGATCCCTGACTTCTTCATCCCGCCCAAGCTGAGCGCGGCACCTGCTGAGGCCGAGGGCTCTGAGACCCCCCCAGCGCCCACCCTGGGCCCCTCTGCCTCGGAGCAGGACCTGGCCAGACGCAAGTccccgcgcagcccccggccaTCCAGCCGGTCACGGTCCCGGGCCGCCGGCCGGCACATCATCCAGATCGAGAGTGCCGAGGACTGGACGGCCGAGGGGGCCTTCGGCACCAACGTGGACCCGCAGGCGCAGACGGCCATGTCACTGCCCTACGTGCCCAAGGCACAGACCTCCTACGGCTTCGCCACGCTGGTGGAGAGCCCCCACACGCGGCGCAAAGAGTCACTCTTCCACAGTGAGcacagcagcctctgccccTCGCCGGCCACCTCGCCCAGCACCCAGCGTAGAGCCAAGCTCAATGGTGAGAGTGGCCCTCGGGCACCCACCGACCTGGGCGCAGCCCTCATGCACCCCAGTCGCTACTTCAGCGGTGGCGAGAGCGACACGTGCTCCTCGGCCGAGTCCTCGCCCTTCGGCTCCCCGCTGCTCTCCCGCTCGGTCTCCCTGCTGAAGATCTTCAGCCAGGAAAGCCAGTCCAAGGTCATCAAGCTGAAGCACTCGGTGGCCCGTAACAGCTCCCTGTCCACTGATGACAGCTCAGCTGACACCAGCCCCAGCGCCCAGCGCCGCGCCAGGAGTGCCCCGGCTGGGGGGCAGCCgcccactgccctgctgcccctggaCCTGCCGCCCGGCCGTGACCGGGAGCACAGCCTGCGGCTCAGCCGGGGTGGGAGCCTGCGCCTGGCTGCTGAGTACGACCCCTCCAACGCCCGGCTGCGTGTGCGGCTTGTCTCTGCTGAGGACCTCTACGATGCCCTCTTCGACGTGCGCAGCATCAACTGCTGTGTCTCGCTGTGCCTCAACCCCGggaagctgcagaagcagcgCAGCACCATCGTCAAGAACAGCCGCAACCCCATCTTCAACGAGGACTTCTTCTTTGACGGGCTGGGCCCCGGCCATGCCAGGAAGATGTCCCTGAAGCTCAAGGTGGTCAACAAGGGCAGCAGCCTTAAGCGGGACGTGCTGCTGGGGGAGAAGGAGCTGCCACTCACCACCCTCCTGTCCTGCCTGTAG